The Castanea sativa cultivar Marrone di Chiusa Pesio chromosome 11, ASM4071231v1 genome contains a region encoding:
- the LOC142618070 gene encoding heavy metal-associated isoprenylated plant protein 46-like: protein MKQKVVIRVNLNNGKKNARTKALQIAVGVQGVESVSLQGEDSSQIVVVGNDIDSVHLTSLLRKKVGSAELMSLSPISYEGEKQLEPKHNGIQSMVWPAYQVSVPHYYTYDVPDNYQGSCTIM from the exons ATGAAG CAAAAGGTAGTGATCCGAGTGAACTTGAATAATGGCAAAAAGAATGCTCGGACCAAGGCCTTGCAGATTGCAGTTGGTGTACAAG GTGTTGAATCAGTATCTTTACAAGGTGAGGATAGCAgtcaaattgttgttgttgggaaTGACATTGATTCAGTCCACTTGACATCTTTGCTGAGGAAGAAAGTTGGATCTGCTGAATTAATGAGTCTCTCACCAATCAGTTATGAGGGGGAAAAACAACTAGAGCCCAAACACAACGGAATACAATCAATGGTTTGGCCAGCTTATCAAGTTAGTGTACCACATTATTACACATATGACGTCCCAGATAACTACCAAGGCTCCTGTACTATTATGTGA
- the LOC142614692 gene encoding zinc finger CCCH domain-containing protein 48-like → MEIKTARRGPQGKESSVFDRLGAGRGGHLNNSSNKICKFWLSGRCLKNPCRFAHSETPDVATIHRPRQTPYYPHSSNALVSNTWRRAPRNSQNVQEKVVNHKSSENVPGKSESDLEDIKKKSPESVSESSSEWSVVENDSNLENVVEEKPLEHVPKKTAEMVCEFWVQGTCVYGDQCPYLHSWFRGDKFKRLAELQGHNKAVNGIALPLRCNKLCSGSSDGTIRLWDCHTGQCANVINLGGEVGSVCSEGPWLFVGMPNVVKVWNTESGAEYSLNGPVGQVNALESVYNLLFAGVEDGVILAWKGTYETDITFQLAATLKGHTHGITSLVVGGGNRLYSGSKDHTIRVWDHENWQCIMTLNGHDDVVKSLMCWDKYLFSGSLDCTIKVWASTEDGSLEVIYTHSEEHGILALSGMTDPDVKPILYCSCSDKSVHLYELPTFTDRGRLFAKQEVQTLQIGPGGLFFTGDQTGLLTVYTWLAD, encoded by the exons ATGGAGATTAAAACTGCAAGAAGAGGGCCACAGGGAAAAGAAAGTTCTGTTTTTGATCGATTAGGAGCAGGACGAGGAGGACATTTAAACAACAGCAGCAACAAGATATGCAAATTTTGGCTCAGTGGTAGATGCCTTAAAAACCCATGTAGGTTTGCCCATTCAGAAACACCTGATGTGGCCACCATTCACCGTCCCAGGCAGACTCCTTACTACCCTCACTCCAGCAACGCTTTAGTTTCAAATACTTGGCGAAGGGCTCCTAGGAACTCACAAAATGTTCAGGAGAAGGTTGTTAACCACAAGTCTTCTGAAAATGTTCCTGGGAAGTCTGAATCAGACTTGGAAGATATTAAAAAGAAATCGCCAGAAAGCGTTTCTGAGAGTTCTTCAGAATGGTCTGTTGTTGAAAATGATTCTAATCTGGAGAATGTGGTTGAAGAAAAGCCTCTGGAGCATGTTCCTAAGAAAACCGCAGAAATGGTTTGTGAGTTCTGGGTGCAAGGGACGTGTGTCTATGGTGATCAGTGCCCTTACCTACACTCATGGTTTCGTGGGGATAAGTTTAAAAGGTTGGCGGAGCTTCAAGGGCACAACAAG GCAGTCAACGGAATTGCACTTCCTCTAAGATGCAACAAGCTTTGTTCAGGTAGCAGTGACGGAACAATTCGGCTTTGGGACTGCCATACTGGTCAATGTGCTAATGTGATTAACCTTGGTGGCGAAGTTGGATCTGTTTGTAGTGAAGGCCCATGGCTCTTTGTTGGCATGCCAAATGTTGTGAAG GTGTGGAATACTGAATCAGGTGCTGAATACAGTCTCAATGGACCTGTTGGGCAAGTCAATGCATTGGAATCTGTTTACAATTTGCTTTTTGCTGGGGTAGAG GATGGTGTTATTTTGGCATGGAAAGGCACTTATGAAACTGACATTACATTTCAACTTGCCGCAACCCTTAAAGGCCACACGCATGGTATAACATCTTTAGTTGTTGGAGGAGGCAACAGGCTGTACTCAGGTTCCAAGGACCACACAATACGG GTTTGGGATCATGAAAATTGGCAGTGTATTATGACTTTGAATGGGCATGATGATGTTGTGAAGTCTCTCATGTGCTGGGATAAGTATTTGTTCTCTGGTTCATTGGATTGCACGATAAAAGTTTGGGCTTCTACTGAGGATGGCAGCTTGGAAGTAATCTATACTCACAGTGAAGAACAC GGCATCCTTGCACTTTCTGGGATGACTGATCCTGATGTTAAACCAATCTTGTATTGCTCTTGTAGCGATAAATCTGTCCACCTGTATGAACTGCCAAC ATTCACTGACAGGGGCAGATTATTTGCAAAGCAAGAAGTCCAGACTCTTCAAATAGGTCCTGGGGGCCTCTTTTTTACTGGGGATCAAACTGGTTTGCTGACAGTGTATACATGGTTAGCAGACTAA